ATCAGCGTATGTTGCGGCATTCGCAGTCTGACCCATGAGAAGCGAAGACCCGAGGCACGCCGCCATGAGCACCGTCGCCGCGACTTCGCGGTAGGAGGCCGAGCCGATCGATGCCGAGCGTCTACTGCACGCAGTGCGGCAATGCCAACCCTGAGGACGCCCGTTTCTGCTCACGCTGCGGGTCGCCGCTGAGCCGTCCCGAGAGCACGCCGCTGGGGGACACCACCTCCACGATCTCCCTCAGCGGGATCGAGGCGATGGACTCGGAGACGACCGGGCAGACGCTCCTACCCGATCGCGCGGCCGTCGACCAGCTGCCGCCGGGCACGGCGCTGCTGGTCGTGATGCGCGGGCCGAACGCCGGGAGCCGCTTCCTGCTCGACAGCGACCTCACCACCGCGGGCCGCCACCCCGAGAGCGACATCTTCCTCGACGACGTGACGGTGTCGCGCCGCCACGCCGAGTTCTACCGGCGCGGCGACTACTTCACCGCCCGCGACGTCGGCAGCCTCAACGGCACCTACGTCAACCGGGAGCGCATCGAGGAGCACCCTCTGACCGGCGGTGACGAAGTCCAGATCGGCAAGTTCCGGCTGGTGTTCCTCACGCGTGGGTGAGGTGGGACGGTGATGAGCGCGCAGGCCGCCCGGGCGTTCATGAGCATCGGGGAGGTCCTGGAGATCCTCCGGGCGGACTTCCCCGACGTCACCGTCTCCAAGATCCGCTTCCTGGAGGGCGAGGGGCTCATCGAGCCCCAGCGCTCGCCCTCGGGGTACCGCAAGTTCACCCACGCCGACGTCGAGCGCCTGCGCTACATCCTCACCGCCCAGCGCGACCGCTACCTGCCGCTGCGCGTCATCAAGGACCATCTGATGACCGCCGGCCCGCAGGACGCGCCGCTGGGCGGCCCCCGCCCCGTCGGCGACCCTCCCGCGCCCGAGGTCCGGCTGACCCGCCCCGACCTGCTGGAGGCCGCGGGCCTGGACGAGGAGACCCTCGCCGAGCTGGAGGACTACGGGCTGATCACGCCCGTCGCCCGCTGGTACGACGCCGAGGCCCTCACCGTCGCCAGGGCCTGCGGCGCGCTCGCCGGCTTCGGCCTGCACCCCCGCCACCTGCGGACGCTGCGGGCCGCCGCCGAGCGCGAGGCCGGGCTCGTCGAGCAGGCCGTCGCGCCCCTCATGCGCCGCCGCGCCCCGGGCGCCGCCGGCCAGGCCGAGGAGACCGCCCGCGAGATCTCCGGGCTGCTCCAGGAACTGCGCACCGCCCTGGTGAGGACCGGTCTGCGGGGCATTCTCGGCCGGTGACGGAGCCGCCCGGACATTTCGGGGTGGGAGGATGTTACGTTGAATTTTGCGGCGATGGTCACGCCGCGAGCTGAGAGCCGTAAGGGAGCAGGCCCGGAGCGGGCCGGTGACCCAATGGGACGGAGCCGCGTGTGTTGCAGATGGAGGTCGTGGGGGTCCGCGTGGAGATGCCCACCAACCAACCCATCGTCCTTCTGAAGGAGGCGAAGGGTGAGCGATATCTGCCGATCTGGATTGGCATGACCGAGGCCACGGCCATCGCGTTGGCACAGGCCGAGGAGCCACCTCCGCGGCCGCTCACCCACGACTTGTTCAAGGACGTGATCGAAGCCCTCGGCGTGCGGTTGCAGGCGGTCAACATCGTGGCGCTGCGCGACGGGATCTTCTTCGCCGACCTGGTGTTCTCCAACGGGGTCGAGGTGAGCGCGCGCCCCTCGGACTCGATCGCGCTCGCGCTGCGCACCGGCACGAGCATCTTCGCCAGTGAGGACGTGGTGCGCGAGGCCGGTGTCATCATTCCCGACGACCAGGAGGACGAGGTCGAGAAGTTCCGCGAGTTCCTGGACACGATCACCCCGGAGGACTTCGGCCGTGCGGGGTAGCCCAGTGCGCCATATCGGGCATTTACGCTTCACGACGCGCCGGGCGGGATCGTTGACTGAGCATCGCACCGGTCCTACGGTGCAAGGGAAACCACGGTTGTAATTCACGAACCCCCAGATCAGACCGTGGGATGAGAGAAAGCCGGAGGTCCGCAGTGGCGGTCAGCAGCGGCGAGGGAAAGACGGCCGACCAGCACGATCCGGCCCAGCGCCGGTCGGCTCGGGAGCGCGCGGGAGAGCAGGGCCTGCTGTTCGACGAGCGGCCGGCGTCGCTGCCCGCCGACGTGGGATACCGCGGCCCGACGGCCTGCTCGGCGGCCGGCATCACCTACCGGCAGCTCGACTACTGGGCGAGGACCCAGCTCGTCGAGCCGTCGGTGCGGCCGGCGCATGGCTCGGGCTCGCAGCGGCTCTACAGCTTCCGCGACATCCTGGTGCTCAAGGTGGTCAAGCGCCTGCTCGACACCGGGGTGTCGCTCCAGCAGATCCGCACCGCGGTCCAGCACCTGCGCGAGCGCGGGGTCAACGACCTGGCGCAGATCACGCTGATGAGCGACGGCGTGAGCGTGTACGAGTGCACCTCGGCCGACGAGGTCATCGACCTTCTGGAAGGCGGCCAGGGCGTGTTCGGCATCGCCCTCGGCGGCGTCTGGCGCGAGGTCGAGGGCACCCTGGCGGAGCTGCCGGGGGAACGCGTGGAGCCGGCCGCCACCACGGAGGACCACCCGGGTGACGAGCTGGCTCGGCGCAGGAAGGCCCGCAGGACGGGCTGACCGGCTCCCGCCCCCCGGTGGGGGAGCGGCGGGAATCGGCAGGACGGTCCCCGGGTTCGCGGGACGGCGGTGTGGGGCCGCACGCGGCGAACCCGGCGCCGGCGCGCGCCCGCGTGGCGGGGCGGTACTGGGGTAGCCTTCCGCCCGTGACGGGCGGGTACAGTTGGTGCAAGGCTTACGACCCCGCGCGGGAGAGTCCCGAGGGCACGAGCAGGCGCCGCGGCCGCGGCGCCCGCCCGCTGGCCCGGGCGCCGAAGGAGCAACCTCCCCGGAATCTCTCAGGCACACGTACCGCGCGGGTGAGGCGACTCTGGAAAGCAGGCATGCCCGCCAGGCGTGCCTCACCGACGGTGCAAGCCCCCCGCGGGGGGTGAAGCTCTCAGGTCGCGGCACGCGCCGCGCTGACAGAGGGGGAGACGGCACACGCGCGCCACGCGCCCGGTCTCAACCCTTCAGGAGGGCCTCCATGACCGATCGGTCACCGCTTCGCGACCTGTCCGCGCCGCCCTTCGCCACGCGGCACATCGGCCCCTCCGACGCCGAACAGGCCCGCATGCTGCAGGCCGTCGGTTACGCCTCGGTCGCCGACCTGGTCGCCGTCGCGGTCCCCGGCATGATCCGCGCCGAGGGCCCGCTGCGCCTGCCCCCGGCGGCGAGCGAGACCGAGGCCATCGCCGAGCTGCGCGCCCTGGCCGGGCGCAACCGCCTGCTCACCTCCATGATCGGCCTGGGCTACCACGACACGATCACCCCGGCGGTCATCCGGCGCAACCTGCTGGAGAACCCCGGCTGGTACACCGCCTACACCCCCTACCAGCCGGAGATCTCCCAGGGCCGCCTGGAGGCCCTGCTGAACTTCCAGACCGTGATCGCCGACCTCACCGGCCTGGACGTCGCCGGCGCCTCCCTGCTGGACGAGGCCACCGCCGCCGCCGAGGCGATGACGCTGGCCCGCCGCGCGGGCCGCGCCAAGAGCCCGGTGTTCGTCGTGGACGCCGACGCGCTCCCGCAGACCAAGGCCGTGCTCGCCACCCGCGCCGAGCCCCTCGGCATCGAGCTGGCCGAGGCCGACCTGTCCGAGGGCCTGCCCGGCGGCGAGCTGTTCGGCGTCCTGGTCCAGTATCCGGGCGCGAGCGGCCGGCTGAAGGACTTCCGCGCCCTGGCCGAGGAGGCGCACGCCCGCGGCGCGCTGGTGGTCGCCGCCGCCGACCTGCTGGCCCTCACCCTGGTGGAGTCGCCCGGCTTCCTCGGCGCCGACATCGCCGTGGGCTCCTCCCAGCGCTTCGGCGTCCCCCTCGGCTTCGGCGGCCCGCACGCCGCCTACATGTCGGTCCGCGAGGGCCTGCAGCGGCAGATGCCCGGGCGCCTGGTCGGGGTGTCCCAGGACGCCGACGGCCGGGCCGCCTACCGCCTGGCCCTGCAGACCCGCGAGCAGCACATCCGCCGCGAGAAGGCCACCAGCAACATCTGCACCGCCCAGGTCCTGCTCGCCGTCATCGCCGGCACGTACGCCGTCTACCACGGCCCCGAGGGGCTCAGGCGCATCGCCCAGCGCGTCCACCGGCACGCCGCCGTCCTGGCCGCCGGGCTGCGCGGCGCGGGCGTCGAGGTCGTGCACGAGGCGTTCTTCGACACGGTCCTGGCCCGGGTGCCCGGCCGGGCCGGAGAGGTCGTGGCCGCCGCCCGCGCCCGCGGGATCAACCTGCGCCACGTGGACGCCGACCACGTGGGCGTCGCCTGCGACGAGACCACCACCGGCGGCCACCTGGCCGCGGTCTGGGAGTCCTTCGGCCTCGAGGGCGTCGTGCTGGAGGACGTGGACACCTCCGCCTCCGACGCCCTGCCCGGCGAGCTGCTGCGCTCCACCGAGTACCTGGCCCACCCGGTGTTCCGCGCGCACCGCTCCGAGACCGCGCTGCTGCGCTACCTGCGCAGGCTCCAGGACAAGGACATCGCGCTCGACCGGTCGATGATCCCGCTCGGCTCGTGCACGATGAAGCTCAACGCCACCACCGAGATGGAG
This portion of the Sphaerisporangium krabiense genome encodes:
- a CDS encoding FHA domain-containing protein yields the protein MPSVYCTQCGNANPEDARFCSRCGSPLSRPESTPLGDTTSTISLSGIEAMDSETTGQTLLPDRAAVDQLPPGTALLVVMRGPNAGSRFLLDSDLTTAGRHPESDIFLDDVTVSRRHAEFYRRGDYFTARDVGSLNGTYVNRERIEEHPLTGGDEVQIGKFRLVFLTRG
- the ftsR gene encoding transcriptional regulator FtsR; translation: MSAQAARAFMSIGEVLEILRADFPDVTVSKIRFLEGEGLIEPQRSPSGYRKFTHADVERLRYILTAQRDRYLPLRVIKDHLMTAGPQDAPLGGPRPVGDPPAPEVRLTRPDLLEAAGLDEETLAELEDYGLITPVARWYDAEALTVARACGALAGFGLHPRHLRTLRAAAEREAGLVEQAVAPLMRRRAPGAAGQAEETAREISGLLQELRTALVRTGLRGILGR
- a CDS encoding bifunctional nuclease family protein, which gives rise to MLQMEVVGVRVEMPTNQPIVLLKEAKGERYLPIWIGMTEATAIALAQAEEPPPRPLTHDLFKDVIEALGVRLQAVNIVALRDGIFFADLVFSNGVEVSARPSDSIALALRTGTSIFASEDVVREAGVIIPDDQEDEVEKFREFLDTITPEDFGRAG
- a CDS encoding MerR family transcriptional regulator, which codes for MAVSSGEGKTADQHDPAQRRSARERAGEQGLLFDERPASLPADVGYRGPTACSAAGITYRQLDYWARTQLVEPSVRPAHGSGSQRLYSFRDILVLKVVKRLLDTGVSLQQIRTAVQHLRERGVNDLAQITLMSDGVSVYECTSADEVIDLLEGGQGVFGIALGGVWREVEGTLAELPGERVEPAATTEDHPGDELARRRKARRTG
- the gcvP gene encoding aminomethyl-transferring glycine dehydrogenase; its protein translation is MTDRSPLRDLSAPPFATRHIGPSDAEQARMLQAVGYASVADLVAVAVPGMIRAEGPLRLPPAASETEAIAELRALAGRNRLLTSMIGLGYHDTITPAVIRRNLLENPGWYTAYTPYQPEISQGRLEALLNFQTVIADLTGLDVAGASLLDEATAAAEAMTLARRAGRAKSPVFVVDADALPQTKAVLATRAEPLGIELAEADLSEGLPGGELFGVLVQYPGASGRLKDFRALAEEAHARGALVVAAADLLALTLVESPGFLGADIAVGSSQRFGVPLGFGGPHAAYMSVREGLQRQMPGRLVGVSQDADGRAAYRLALQTREQHIRREKATSNICTAQVLLAVIAGTYAVYHGPEGLRRIAQRVHRHAAVLAAGLRGAGVEVVHEAFFDTVLARVPGRAGEVVAAARARGINLRHVDADHVGVACDETTTGGHLAAVWESFGLEGVVLEDVDTSASDALPGELLRSTEYLAHPVFRAHRSETALLRYLRRLQDKDIALDRSMIPLGSCTMKLNATTEMEPITWPELAGLHPYAPAEQAEGYLALIADLERWLAEVTGYDAVSLQPNAGSQGEFAGLLAIRAYHRANGDLERDVCLIPSSAHGTNAASAVMAGMRVVVVACDDQGNVDLADLDAKIGKHRDRLAAIMVTYPSTHGVYEETITAICARVHEAGGQVYVDGANLNALVGLAKPGAFGADVSHLNLHKTFCIPHGGGGPGVGPVAVRAHLAAYLPGHPLRDGGPVGPVSAAPYGSAGILPISWAYVRMMGGEGLTAATEQAILSANYLARRLAPHYPVLYTGREGLVAHECIVDLRQITKETGVTVDDVAKRLIDYGFHAPTMSFPVAGTLMIEPTESEDLAELDRFVDAMIAIRGEIAKVASGAYDRADNPLRNAPHTADCLVADDWQHPYTRTEAAYPVPALREGKYWSPVRRIDQAYGDRNLVCSCPPLEAYED